In a single window of the Prinia subflava isolate CZ2003 ecotype Zambia chromosome 3, Cam_Psub_1.2, whole genome shotgun sequence genome:
- the LOC134548986 gene encoding C-type lectin domain family 4 member D-like isoform X2, whose protein sequence is MMNDQGRVSPGTAAPAEERSCSCLNIWLFLIFALAIKAALLTICLGGFQGLLIPVGMKASVVPFWPSSEQPTALQQQFSEWKCDSAVPRGTDRGWTCCPKGWRRFQRSCYFLSFDKMNCTESEQNCTGMGSQLVVINSKEEQVFLSQQIEQLSLNRENFYIGLFEYKTGQWQWVDKTPYNVTAAFWRKGKPSEGFDESCTVMHVPEKSLKNWNDVRPDLLYHRICEAAAVTL, encoded by the exons CCCCggcagaagagagaagctgctcctgcctgaaCATCTGGCTCTTCCTCATTTTTGCCCTTGCCATCAAAGCTGCCTTGCTGACCATCTGCCTTGGTGGGTTCCAGGGTCTCTTAATTCCCGTTGGGATGAAGGCCTCAG TGGTTCCCTTCTGGCCCAGCAGTGAgcagcccacagccctgcagcagcagttctcGGAGTGGAAGTGCGACTCAGCAGTGCCACGAGGCACAG accGAGGCTGGACGTGCTGCCCGAAGGGCTGGAGAAGGTTTCAGAGAAGCTGCTATTTCCTGTCCTTTGATAAGATGAACTGCACTGAGAGTGAGCAGAACTGCACTGGGATGGGCTCCCAGCTGGTGGTGATCAACAGCAAGGAAGAGCAG gTTTTCCTCTCACAGCAAATAGAACAATTGTCTCTAAACAGAGAGAATTTCTACATTGGTCTGTTTGAGTACAAGACAGGCCAGTGGCAGTGGGTGGACAAGACTCCATACAATGTGACAGCAGC GTTCTGGCGAAAAGGAAAACCAAGTGAAGGCTTTGATGAGAGCTGCACTGTAATGCATGTGCCTGAAAAATCTCTCAAAAACTGGAATGATGTCAGACCGGATCTGCTGTATCATCGGATTTGTGAAGCTGCAGCAGTAACTTTGTGA
- the LOC134548986 gene encoding C-type lectin domain family 4 member D-like isoform X1, which translates to MMNDQGRVSPGTAAPAEERSCSCLNIWLFLIFALAIKAALLTICLGGFQGLLIPVGMKASGDCLCSVVPFWPSSEQPTALQQQFSEWKCDSAVPRGTDRGWTCCPKGWRRFQRSCYFLSFDKMNCTESEQNCTGMGSQLVVINSKEEQVFLSQQIEQLSLNRENFYIGLFEYKTGQWQWVDKTPYNVTAAFWRKGKPSEGFDESCTVMHVPEKSLKNWNDVRPDLLYHRICEAAAVTL; encoded by the exons CCCCggcagaagagagaagctgctcctgcctgaaCATCTGGCTCTTCCTCATTTTTGCCCTTGCCATCAAAGCTGCCTTGCTGACCATCTGCCTTGGTGGGTTCCAGGGTCTCTTAATTCCCGTTGGGATGAAGGCCTCAGGTGACTGCCTTTGCTCAG TGGTTCCCTTCTGGCCCAGCAGTGAgcagcccacagccctgcagcagcagttctcGGAGTGGAAGTGCGACTCAGCAGTGCCACGAGGCACAG accGAGGCTGGACGTGCTGCCCGAAGGGCTGGAGAAGGTTTCAGAGAAGCTGCTATTTCCTGTCCTTTGATAAGATGAACTGCACTGAGAGTGAGCAGAACTGCACTGGGATGGGCTCCCAGCTGGTGGTGATCAACAGCAAGGAAGAGCAG gTTTTCCTCTCACAGCAAATAGAACAATTGTCTCTAAACAGAGAGAATTTCTACATTGGTCTGTTTGAGTACAAGACAGGCCAGTGGCAGTGGGTGGACAAGACTCCATACAATGTGACAGCAGC GTTCTGGCGAAAAGGAAAACCAAGTGAAGGCTTTGATGAGAGCTGCACTGTAATGCATGTGCCTGAAAAATCTCTCAAAAACTGGAATGATGTCAGACCGGATCTGCTGTATCATCGGATTTGTGAAGCTGCAGCAGTAACTTTGTGA
- the LOC134548986 gene encoding C-type lectin domain family 4 member D-like isoform X3, with amino-acid sequence MMNDQGRVSPGTAAPAEERSCSCLNIWLFLIFALAIKAALLTICLVVPFWPSSEQPTALQQQFSEWKCDSAVPRGTDRGWTCCPKGWRRFQRSCYFLSFDKMNCTESEQNCTGMGSQLVVINSKEEQVFLSQQIEQLSLNRENFYIGLFEYKTGQWQWVDKTPYNVTAAFWRKGKPSEGFDESCTVMHVPEKSLKNWNDVRPDLLYHRICEAAAVTL; translated from the exons CCCCggcagaagagagaagctgctcctgcctgaaCATCTGGCTCTTCCTCATTTTTGCCCTTGCCATCAAAGCTGCCTTGCTGACCATCTGCCTTG TGGTTCCCTTCTGGCCCAGCAGTGAgcagcccacagccctgcagcagcagttctcGGAGTGGAAGTGCGACTCAGCAGTGCCACGAGGCACAG accGAGGCTGGACGTGCTGCCCGAAGGGCTGGAGAAGGTTTCAGAGAAGCTGCTATTTCCTGTCCTTTGATAAGATGAACTGCACTGAGAGTGAGCAGAACTGCACTGGGATGGGCTCCCAGCTGGTGGTGATCAACAGCAAGGAAGAGCAG gTTTTCCTCTCACAGCAAATAGAACAATTGTCTCTAAACAGAGAGAATTTCTACATTGGTCTGTTTGAGTACAAGACAGGCCAGTGGCAGTGGGTGGACAAGACTCCATACAATGTGACAGCAGC GTTCTGGCGAAAAGGAAAACCAAGTGAAGGCTTTGATGAGAGCTGCACTGTAATGCATGTGCCTGAAAAATCTCTCAAAAACTGGAATGATGTCAGACCGGATCTGCTGTATCATCGGATTTGTGAAGCTGCAGCAGTAACTTTGTGA